GTCCAACCAGCTCCGTCTGTTCATTGACGAAAAGAAGGACATCGGCATTCGTCCTGAGAAACTGATTCGCGAACTCGGTGAGACGGAATTCATAAGGCGACACCAATGCCCGGTTCGATCGCTGGCCGCCTTCGAGAAAACCGAATACGCGGACGACTGGCGGGACCTGATGAGACTGTATCTTGTTCGCCGGACACGAAGCTTTATTCAAGAAAACTATGCCAAATTCGATCCCGAACGTAAACGTAAGTATCTCGAATTTCACGATGGCACGCGCTCGTATTTTCCAACGCGCGTTCCCAGAACGGTGAAATTCAAGATCAGTGAGAAAGACCCCGACGATCAGTATGCGCGCGTATTCACGGACGATATCGTCAAGATCATTGACGATTTGAATCTGCCGCGATACGGCCTCGGCAATTATATAAAACCGACACCCCACAAGCCGCCGCCGACGGATGAAGCCAAAGTATTGGCCGACTTGTCCCGCGCTGGGGCGCGACTCAAAGGATTTTGCCGGACAAATCTTTTCAAACGTCTGGAAAGCAGCGGGCAGTCATTTCTCCTTTCGGTCGAACGGCACATTCTCAGAAACTTTATTTGTCTGCACGCCATTGAAAATGATTTGCGGATTCCCATCGGCACGCAGGATATGGGGTTGCTTGATCCCCTGGCGAACGATCAGGATACGGACCTTTGGGATGCCGCCGACGGGGATGAAAATAACAACACCCAAACTGAACCGGCAGCAGCTAGGCCGCAGGCGACAACTGAAGATATATTTAAAGAACGGGCTGCCGCCGTTTACGATACCTATGCTGGGCAATTCCATCGCCGCTTCAAATGGCTTAAACCGCAATTGTTCAACGATGCCCTGACCAAGGATTTGCGCAAGGATATTCAGTCATTGATGCGTGTCCTGAAAAAGGCCGACGGCTGGGACCCGAAACGGGACATGAAGCTTCAGGAACTTCTGGCGCTCTTAACTGAAAAACATGCCGACGATAAAGTGATTGTCTTTTCACAATTTGCCGATACGGTTAATTACCTTGCTGAAGAGTTAAAAAAGGCCGGCATGCAGGCAATAGAAGGCGTGACCTGAGACACTGAAGACCCGACTTCCATTGCTTACCGATTCATTCCCACGAGTAACGGCAAGCGGCAGGCGATTCCTCCGGAAAAGGTGCTTCGTGTTGTCCTGGCCACGGATGTGTTAAGCGAAGGTCAGAACCTTCAGGACTGTGCTGTTATTGTAAACTTTGATTTACCCTGGGCTATTATTCGTCTCATTCAGCGGGCAGGCCGTGTTGACCGTATTGGGCAGAAATCGGATACGATCCTGTGCTACTCCTTCCTTCCCGCCGAAGGTGTGGAGAGGATTATTCGTCTTCGATCGAGAGTTCAGCAGCGTCTGCAGGAAAACGCGGAAGTCGTCGGTGCGGATGAAACCTTTTTTGAAGATCAGGATGATGCGCAGGTTGTACGCGATTTATTCACGGAGAAAGCAGGCATTCTTGACGGCGATGAAGATACGGAGGTTGATCTTGCATCTTATGCTTATCAAATATGGAAAAATGCCATCGACCGCAATCCCGAACTGGCGAAAACAATTCCGGCCATGCCAAATGTGGTTTATTCAACGAGGCCACATAAGCCGATAGCCAATCAACCAGAAGGGGCTTTGCTGTACCTGCGTACCGCCGAGGGAAACGACGCCCTGGCCTGGATGGATAAGAACGGCATCAGTGTCACCGAATCACAGTTTGCAATACTGAAGGCCGCCGAATGTACATTTGAGACCCCGGCGCTGCCAAGGCATAAGCAGCACCACGAAATGGTTGCCGCAGGTGTGAAACTGATTGTTGAAACCGAAAAATCCGTCGGCGGGCAGTTGGGGCGTCCTTCCGGTGCCAGGTTCAGAACCTACGACCGTTTGAAAGCCTACGCTGAAGAAGTGAAAGGCACACTTTTTGATACATCGGAATTTCGTAAAACCATTGAAGATATTTACAAATATCCCTTGCTTCAGTCCGCAACCGACACACTGAACCGCCAGCTCAAAAGTGGTATCAGCAACCAGGCGCTGGCCGAGCTGGTCATGTCGCTGCGCGCAGACGCCCGTCTCTGTCGTGTTTCCGAAAGCGTTGAGTCAGCAGAGCCGCAAGTGATTTGTTCCCTGGGACTCAAGGAAGAAGCGGAGAAAGGCAACGGGTAAAATCATGATAATTAATGTGGCGGAAGTCCGGCTGTGTCTCAAATCATTCGATTTCAAAAACCTCTTTCGTGAACACCTTGGCTGGGACAATCACAATGCGCAACTTGAAATCCCTGTCAACAATGAGACGATTTCTCTTAACGCCATTGCCCAGAAAAGGGGGTTTGTTGCATTTGTTTGTGAAGGCCATATCCCGGAGCGTGCCACACGCCTAAAAATTGACCACCAAATAACAAAATCCGCCCGCGAACATTTTGTGATTTACGCGGATAAAGCAAAAGGACAACAGGTCTGGCAGTGGGTGCGCCGCGAACAAGGGAAGCCGTTGGCCAGCCGCGAACATCGTTTTGATACCCGTCAGTCGGGCGATCCTCTGATCCAGCGGCTTAATCAGATTGCCGTGGACATGGAAGAAGAGGAAAATATAACGATTGTTGATGTGGCTGGAAAGGCGCGCGCTGCTTTCGATGTCGATAAGGTCACCAAGAAATTTTACGAGCGCTTTAAAACAGAACACGCTGCTTTCCTCAAGCAAATCAAAGGTTTTCCTAAGCCGGTCAAAATTGGCGGCAAAGACGAACCACATCCCGATCTTCAGTGGTACACCTCGCTCATGCTCAACCGGTTGATGTTCGTTTATTTCATCCAGAAAAAGGGCTTTCTCGATGGCGATACGGAATATCTGCGCAATCGCCTGAAACTGGTTCAGCAGGCGCGGGGTAAAGACAAGTTTCTCTCTTTTTACCGTTATTTTCTGATGAGGCTCTTTCACGAAGGCCTGGGGAAATCACCCGGCGAACGCAAACTTGATGCAACAATAGAAAAACTGTTAGGCCGTGTGCCTTTTCTCAACGGAGGTTTTTTTGAAGTCCACGACCTCGAGCAAAAGCACACCGAAATAAACATCCCCGATGAAGCTTTTGAAAAGCTCTTTGATTTCTTTGACCAATACCGCTGGCACCTGGACGAACGGCCTCTGCGCGCCGATAATGAAATCAATCCCGATGTTTGTCGGCTACATTTTTGAAAAGTATATCAACCAGAAGCAGATGGGCGCCTACTACACCAAGGAAGACATTACCGAATACATCAGCAAAAATACAATAATTCCCTTTCTTTTCGACGCCGCACAAAAGAAATGCGCTATTGCCTTTCAGCGAGGTGGCGCCCTGTGGCGTCTTTTACGCGACAACCCCGACCGATACATCTATCCGGCAGTCCGTCACGGTGTGGTAAGTGATGACGGTTCGATTGTGCCGGAATCGGCTTTGCCGGCTTTTGTGCAAAAAGGCATGCACACTCCTAAAGAACGCATGCATGACAAACGCTACAATCTTCAGCAAGCGCAGGCCGGAGATTCACTGCGGTTAGTTACGGAAACCTGGCGGGAATACGTTTGCCGCCGCAACCGCTGCCTTGAAATTCGCGAGAAACTGCAAAATGGTGAAGTCCATCAGATTAACGAGCTGATCACACTGAATCTGGATATCTGGCAGTTTGTCAGCGATGTGATTGTTAATGCCGAAGGGCCGGAATTGCTGCGCGCTTTCTGGCAGGCGATTATTAAAATTACCATCCTTGATCCCACCTGCGGGTCGGGCGCTTTTCTCTTTGCCGCTTTACGAATACTGGAAACGCTTTACAGCGACTGCCTGGCGTGTATGGAGCGGTTTATTGAAGACCTGGAAGGAAAACCTCATCACCCCGAACAATACGGGGATTTTAAAAAAATTCTGACGCAAATTGCCAAACATCCCAATGAACGCTACTTTGTTTTAAAGTCCATCATCATCAACAACCTGTTTGGCGTGGACATCATGAAAGAAGCGGTGGAAATCTGCAAACTGCGTCTCTTCCTGAAACTGGTCGCACAGGTGGAAAAGGTTGAACAGATCGAGCCGCTGCCTGACATGGATTTCAACATCCGCTCAGGCAATACATTGGTCGGCTATGCGACGGCGGATCAAGTGCGCAAAGCCTTTACGGAAGAGCGAAAATCTGACCGCCAGGTGCAGAGCAGGCTGCTGATGGGCGAGGAGGAAGACAGCTACAAGCAGTTCGAGGAAAGCGCTGAGCTGGCTGATAGGGCATTCCGACAGTTTCGCGCCCAACAAACCACGCACGGCGGAAAGGTCACGCACAAAGACAAGCTGGATTTGCGCAAGCGTCTGGCTGAGCTGAACGCCGAACTAGACCGCAATCTGGCGTCAGACTACGGCATCACGTCCAAAAACAGCGGTTCAAAAACCACTTACGAACAGGCTTTTACAAAATGGAAGGAAAACCATCAACCTTTCCACTGGTTTGTCGAGTTTTATGGAATTATGAGCGAGGGCGGTTTTGATGTGATTATCGGAAATCCGCCGTATGTGGAATACGCTAAGGTCAAAAAGGATTACACTATTAATGGGTATGCAACCGAGAGTTGCGGGAATCTATATGCCTTTTTAACAGAAAGGTCTTTTTGCTTTCTTCAAGAAGAAGGAAGTTTCGGTTTTATCGTACCAATAAGCCTTGTTTGCACTCAAAGGATGGAAGTATTGCAAAATTCCATTGCGAGTTTTTCTAAAAATATTTGGCTGAGTAATTATGCTGAACGCCCTGGTAAACTATTTATAGGCGCGGAAGTATTATTAACAATTGTGTTAACGAGAACTGGTATCAGTAGCGCAAATTATTTCACAACTAAATTTATGAAATGGGCATCAGAAGAGCGGTCTAATCTATTTCATAGAATTGAATATCAAAACATTCAAAACAAAATTAAACCTTACGTAATCAACAAGCAAAGCGAAGCTATAGAATCACAAATAGTAGATAAGCTATTAAATCAAACTAAGCAACTTGGTTACTATTTCCAGTCCAATTCAAAATATCCAGTTTATTACCGCATAGGAGGAGGAAGATACTGGAAAATATTTACGAACTTTCAACCGCAATTTATCCTCAATGATAAAAACTCTGTTTCCAGTCGTGAGAATTATTTGTATCTTGAAAAAGCGGAACTGCGTGATGTAGTCATCACGTTGTTAAGCAGTTCTCTTTTTTACTGGTATTTCATCATGACAACCAATTGTCGTGATCTCAACCCAAGTGATTTAAATAACTATCCGTTTCAGATGGAAACTATGTCTGAGAAACACATTTCTCTGTTGGCGCAACTATGTAAGACACTGATGATAGATTATAAAAATAATAGTCTGCTTAAAGAGAAGACTTCTTCTTTAACCGGGGCTATCAAGTACCAAGAATTCTACCCCCGTTTAAGTAAGAAGATCCTTGACAACATTGACAAAGTCCTCGCCCAACATTACGGACTCACCGACGAGGAACTGGATTTCATCATCAACTACGACGTCAAATACCGCATGGGAAACACCGATGATGAAAACAGGGATGACGAATAGGCGCAACCGGACAATCGCAGAAAACGGCGCGTTCAGGGAACGCGCCCTACAGCATACGGGCCAGCAATATTTTGTAGGGCGCAATCCCCGGTTGCGCCGCAAACATTGCGATATTCGGCGTGTTCGGAGAACCCGCCCTACAGAATTAAATATCGCGGCGCAGAACGCGCCCGACAAAACGATTTGAATCGTGCTTGTAGGGATTGCTCCCCGAGCAATCCGCAAAAGATGGCGACATCAAATACCGCATGGGAAGCACCGGCGATGAAACCGGCGATGATGAATAGCTTGTAGGGCGCAATCCCCGATTGCGCCGCAAACATTGCGATATTCGGCGTGTTCGGGGAACGCGCCCTACAGAATTAAATATTGTGGCGCAGAACGCGCCCGACGGGAGGAAAGTGCTGCCGAAACGAAAACAGATTCATCTGGTGGATTACGATTATTCCAATACTAATGATGTTTTTTTCGTGACGCTCTGCACGCACGACAAAAAGCCTTATTTTCAAAATCTGCAATATGCGCAATATATCGCCCAGGAAATTGATTTTCGCTCGCGTGTGTCGGAAGAGGTAACCGTGTTTGCCTGGTGCATCATGCCCGACCATCTGCATATTTTATTGAAGCTGAACGAAGGTTACGGCAAATCGCTTGCCAACTGGGTGGCTGCCTTCAAAAGATACAATGCGCGCATCTTGTCGATGATGCACGAGGTCAAACCTTTGTGGCAGGCCAATTTCTATGAGCATGTTGTTCGTAAGGAGGAATCGTTAAGAGCGATTGCCGAATACATCGCCAATAATCCCGTTAGAAAAAATTTGGTGAAACACTGGCAGGATTATCCGTTTGTTAAAATTAATGATGCCGCTTTTTGACGGTATGTAGGGCGCAATCCCCGATTGCGCCGCAAACATTGCGATATTCGGCGCGTTCGGGGAACGCGCCCTACGGTAATGTCGGAATGTTCCCGATCAATCCGCAGTCGGACGATCATATCCGGCGCAATCGGGGCTTGACCCCTGCTAAAATTGCCTATTGACTTTTAGTGAAGCTGTTGTAAGGTTATTACAACAGAAAGGTGGTGATAAATATGGCGATAGCAAAAACGTTCGGCGATTTTTTCAAAGCAAAGAGAATCGGCAACGGGCTAACATTACGGGAGTTTTGCCGGATTAATGGTTTTGATCCCGGTAATGTAAGCAAAATTGAAAGAGGTCTTTTTCAACCGCCGCAATCGAAAGAAATGCTTTTGAAATATGCGATGGCTCTAGGCATTTCCGAAGGATCGGAAGATTGGCTTAATTTCTGTGACTTGGCAATCACCAGCGCCGGAAAGCTGCCCGACGATGTCGTTACAAATACGGAACTGATGAATGCGCTGCCGGTGTTGTTTCGCACCGTCAGAAACAAAAAACTCGACGAAGAAGGTTTGGAAAAGCTGATTAAATCCATTAAGAGAGAATTGCGCTAATGTTCAAATGCCCCTATTACAGTTATACTGAAATCGGCAATCAGACTGAAATATTCCTTAAACAATATCATCCCGGCCAGGATATTCCCGTTCCTGTTGAGGAAATTATTGAATTAAAACTGAACCTGAATATATTTCCCTTTCCCCGGCTCTATAAAGACCACGGGTTAAGCGGTTTTCTGAGCCACGATCTGACAACGATCTACATCGATGAAGTGCAGTACAATCAATTCAACGAAAAATACCGCTACACGTTGGCTCATGAGTTAGGCCACTATGTTTTGCATCGGGTATGCTATGGGGAACTGCAATTTAAGTCTATTGAAGAATATGCCCGCTGGAGAATATCAATGCCGGTCGATGAACTTAGCTGGTTTGAAACACAGGGTGAATGGTTTGCCAGCCAATTACTTGTACCGACACAGCAATTGATCAAGACTTGTCAAGAGACCGTCGCCAAGCATAAAAAAGACTTTAAGAAGCTTTCAACGATTCCGGACGACATATGGTCGTATATTGCTATTGAAATTGCCGACTGCTTTGAGGTTAATCCACCCGTCGTTGAAAACAGAATTAAAAAAGAAAACATCCCGTCTAAAATACCCATTTTAGATGAATAATAAATCAAGATGACAAGTCTTTTTCGCCACGAAGTTTATCATCGTGCGAGAGGAACGAATTGATATGATCATGGGGGGGGAGAGAAAACGAGGAGGAAAATCCGCTTTTCCCATAAAATGCAAAACCCCATGCGCTATTTACGAGCAACCGTCCGGAAGCCCACGCATGAGGAATTACTTGCGGTTTGAATATGGCTTTTTCGTGACGCGACGTCAAGTATAAAAATGGGGGCGGACAGCATGTTAAGAGTGATCGTCAATGAAGGAGAAGAATCAAGAATATGAACGTTCATACCATTAGACGGTCAGACAGCCTTTATCCGGAGGTTTTAAAAAACCGCCTTTCCAAAGAGGCGCCTGCCGGGCTGTATGCGCTGGGCGAAACCGCTATTTTGCGTCAGCATCTTTTGGGCCTGATTTGCTCAATCCAATGCCCCGGCAGCGTTGTGCTCAAAACATTCGATACTGTCCGTGCTTTGAAGGATGCCGACGTTACCGTTGCGGGTGGTTTTCTCTCACCGATGGAACGCGATTGCCTGGATATTTTATTACGCGGTAAACAGCCGATCATTCTCTGCCCGGCCAGAAGGCTTAAAGGCATGCGCCTTGGCCCAAAGGTAAGGCATGCGATTGATGAAGGACGATTGCTTGTGCTTTCCATGTTTGATGACAGTGTTCAGCACACCACAGCCTCGCAGGCAGTGCAGCGCAACAATCTGGTTGCCGCCCTGTCCGATACTCTTTTTGTCCCATATGCCGCCCCCAATGGCAAGACATGGAAAACAATCCATGCCGCATTGAAAAGGAAACAACCGGTTTATACCTTCGGCCTGGAAGACAACGCCACTCTCATCGCTTCCGGCGCACAGCCTTTGGAATTTCTGCTACAGCGGACTGATTCTAAAGATATACAGAAAGTGGTATTTAACCAATTATAATGCGGCTTTGTATTAATGAAAATTAGGCAAT
This Deltaproteobacteria bacterium DNA region includes the following protein-coding sequences:
- a CDS encoding helix-turn-helix transcriptional regulator is translated as MVINMAIAKTFGDFFKAKRIGNGLTLREFCRINGFDPGNVSKIERGLFQPPQSKEMLLKYAMALGISEGSEDWLNFCDLAITSAGKLPDDVVTNTELMNALPVLFRTVRNKKLDEEGLEKLIKSIKRELR
- a CDS encoding ImmA/IrrE family metallo-endopeptidase, producing the protein MFKCPYYSYTEIGNQTEIFLKQYHPGQDIPVPVEEIIELKLNLNIFPFPRLYKDHGLSGFLSHDLTTIYIDEVQYNQFNEKYRYTLAHELGHYVLHRVCYGELQFKSIEEYARWRISMPVDELSWFETQGEWFASQLLVPTQQLIKTCQETVAKHKKDFKKLSTIPDDIWSYIAIEIADCFEVNPPVVENRIKKENIPSKIPILDE